A genomic segment from Truepera sp. encodes:
- a CDS encoding TrkA C-terminal domain-containing protein has product MAALDILASSPLLTIFLVVALGTAFGAIPFGPLRFGSAGALFVGLGLGALDHRLGEGLALVQTLGLALFVYTVGLAAGDTFFRDLRRQLPLMTGAVLTSVVAAGAAVGLGKLLGLGGALTAGTFAGALTSTPALAAATAAAGTSEPAVGYSLGYPIGVAVAILAVAAVVNRTWPGRRDPPSAASLGLDACTALVKTRTRFEDVPGFADQSVLISYLAREGRTRVATPGEELLPGDRVVVVGPLERVNEAVAHLGERVSEHLADDRTSVDYRRFVVSSRRVAGRSISDLDIPRRFGGVITRVRRGDLDLLARDDLTLDLGDRVLAVVPAEELTAVSEFLGDSERKVSEIDALTVGIGMALGLGLGLITIPLPGGASFSLGPAAGPLLVGMVLGGLERTGPVVWGMPGAANRTVRQLGLLLFLAAVGLTSGQDFASQAFTLTGLKVVLAAVLTVIVAATVLLLIARWIGVSAPRAAGAFAGLIGQPAILAYADSRVVDERVEAGYAAIFALGIVVKILLAQLIVAL; this is encoded by the coding sequence GTGGCAGCCCTCGATATCCTGGCAAGTTCTCCGCTTCTGACCATCTTTCTCGTCGTTGCCCTCGGGACCGCGTTCGGCGCGATACCGTTCGGGCCACTGCGGTTCGGATCCGCGGGGGCCCTGTTCGTCGGATTGGGCCTCGGGGCCCTGGATCACAGGCTCGGTGAGGGGCTGGCGCTCGTCCAGACCCTGGGGCTAGCCCTCTTCGTCTACACGGTGGGCCTCGCAGCTGGCGATACGTTCTTCCGGGATCTGCGCCGCCAACTGCCGTTGATGACAGGAGCCGTCCTCACCAGCGTCGTGGCGGCGGGAGCCGCGGTCGGACTGGGGAAGCTCCTCGGCCTCGGCGGGGCGCTCACGGCGGGCACCTTCGCCGGGGCCTTGACGTCGACTCCCGCCCTCGCCGCGGCGACGGCGGCGGCCGGCACCTCGGAGCCCGCGGTCGGGTACTCGCTCGGGTACCCGATCGGAGTAGCGGTTGCGATCCTGGCCGTGGCGGCGGTGGTGAACCGGACCTGGCCCGGGCGCCGCGACCCGCCTTCGGCGGCGAGCCTAGGGCTGGATGCTTGCACCGCACTCGTCAAGACTCGGACACGGTTCGAGGACGTGCCCGGCTTCGCCGACCAGAGCGTGCTGATCTCGTACCTCGCCCGCGAGGGCCGCACTCGCGTGGCCACTCCGGGTGAGGAGCTCCTCCCCGGAGACCGGGTCGTGGTCGTGGGTCCCCTGGAGCGGGTCAACGAGGCAGTAGCCCACTTGGGCGAGCGTGTAAGCGAGCACCTCGCCGACGATCGCACATCGGTCGACTATCGACGGTTCGTCGTGTCGAGCCGGAGAGTGGCCGGACGCAGCATCTCAGACCTGGATATCCCGAGGCGGTTCGGAGGCGTGATCACGCGCGTCCGGCGTGGCGACCTGGACCTCCTAGCGCGCGACGACCTGACCCTCGACCTCGGCGACCGGGTCCTCGCCGTCGTACCGGCCGAAGAACTCACGGCCGTCTCGGAGTTCCTCGGAGACTCCGAGCGGAAGGTCTCCGAGATCGACGCGCTCACCGTCGGGATCGGGATGGCGCTTGGGTTGGGGTTGGGGCTGATCACGATTCCGCTCCCCGGAGGCGCGAGCTTCTCGCTGGGGCCGGCCGCGGGGCCGCTCCTGGTAGGGATGGTCCTGGGCGGGCTCGAACGGACCGGGCCGGTCGTGTGGGGGATGCCGGGAGCGGCGAACCGGACTGTCCGGCAGTTGGGCCTGCTTCTGTTCCTTGCGGCCGTCGGGTTGACCTCCGGACAGGACTTCGCCTCACAAGCGTTCACTCTGACCGGGCTCAAGGTGGTGCTCGCGGCAGTTCTGACCGTCATCGTTGCGGCGACCGTTCTCCTACTCATCGCCAGGTGGATCGGGGTGAGTGCGCCAAGGGCAGCCGGGGCC
- a CDS encoding Fic family protein has product MDGRREDRYQQPIGQSWLHRELGLAVPEPAVMSFTVSGARRTEVHDNRTYEFYPQQYAVEPTPIENVRFALRHEPFDLGVMIAAMRAIGPTGFEQWGRREPTGSHSRRAWFFYERLLGEKLDLPDVKRGNYVHALNPRQHVGLQTRRNSKRHRVIDNLLGGPKLCPVVRQTERLRTAREARLDEEARKLLARYDRTVLMWAVNYLFTKETRSTFAIEGERPSADRATRFVDVLRRAASIDVADSAGLVALQGAIVDPRYAAAGWRDFQNFVGQTISGYREEVHFISPKPADVADLMAGWRDLYRRLIDDDIDPVLAAAVVAFSFVFIHPFQAGNGRIHRFLIHHVLARRGYSPSKTIFPVSAAIVRQQQQYDEALEAFSRPLFEHIEWDWSQDGDLVVQNDTHHLYRYFDATRFVEFLYDRIADTIRIDLEEELGFMTVFDSALQGVREIVDMPDRRASLLVRSIMQNGGELSGRKREQFIELSDEEISRLEDAVSRAMALAGADAL; this is encoded by the coding sequence ATGGACGGCCGCCGTGAGGATCGATACCAGCAGCCCATAGGGCAATCATGGCTACACCGTGAACTCGGGTTGGCCGTTCCGGAGCCGGCGGTGATGAGCTTCACAGTATCCGGCGCCAGACGAACCGAGGTTCATGACAATCGAACTTACGAGTTCTACCCTCAGCAGTACGCAGTCGAACCGACTCCCATCGAGAACGTGCGCTTCGCTCTCCGTCATGAGCCGTTCGACCTTGGCGTCATGATCGCGGCCATGAGAGCCATCGGCCCAACTGGATTCGAGCAGTGGGGGCGCCGGGAGCCGACCGGAAGTCATAGCCGCCGAGCATGGTTCTTCTATGAAAGGCTGTTGGGCGAGAAGCTCGATTTGCCCGACGTCAAGCGGGGCAACTACGTACATGCCCTCAATCCGAGGCAACACGTGGGTCTCCAGACACGGCGCAACAGCAAACGACACCGGGTCATCGACAATCTCCTGGGAGGGCCGAAGCTCTGCCCGGTGGTCCGGCAAACGGAGCGTCTCAGGACTGCGCGGGAGGCGCGCCTAGACGAGGAGGCGCGGAAGCTCCTCGCGCGGTATGACAGAACCGTCCTGATGTGGGCTGTTAACTACCTGTTCACGAAAGAGACCCGGTCGACGTTTGCGATCGAAGGGGAGAGGCCGTCGGCCGATCGTGCCACCCGCTTCGTCGATGTCCTCAGGAGGGCCGCCAGCATCGATGTTGCCGACTCTGCCGGCCTCGTGGCACTGCAGGGGGCGATTGTCGACCCCCGCTACGCTGCGGCCGGATGGCGGGACTTCCAGAACTTCGTTGGGCAAACGATCTCCGGCTACCGGGAGGAGGTTCACTTCATCAGCCCCAAGCCGGCCGACGTTGCCGACCTGATGGCTGGCTGGCGCGACCTCTACCGACGCCTCATCGATGACGATATCGACCCCGTCCTAGCGGCGGCGGTCGTAGCGTTCTCATTCGTCTTCATCCACCCGTTCCAGGCTGGCAACGGTCGGATCCACCGATTCCTGATCCATCATGTCCTGGCTCGGCGAGGCTATAGCCCCAGTAAGACGATCTTTCCGGTGTCGGCTGCGATCGTCAGGCAGCAGCAACAGTACGACGAAGCGTTGGAGGCCTTTTCCAGGCCTCTGTTCGAGCACATCGAGTGGGACTGGTCGCAGGACGGGGATCTTGTCGTCCAGAATGACACCCACCACCTATACCGTTACTTCGACGCAACCCGTTTCGTCGAGTTCCTCTACGACCGGATCGCCGACACCATACGGATCGACCTCGAAGAGGAACTCGGCTTCATGACCGTTTTCGATAGCGCCTTGCAGGGCGTACGTGAAATCGTCGACATGCCCGACAGGCGTGCCTCTTTGCTTGTCCGATCGATCATGCAGAACGGCGGCGAGCTCTCAGGTCGTAAGCGCGAGCAGTTCATTGAACTCAGTGATGAGGAGATCTCTCGACTGGAGGACGCTGTCAGCCGCGCGATGGCCTTGGCAGGGGCGGATGCCCTCTAG
- a CDS encoding DUF5996 family protein: MSTPTEPIAAFPDMDYESWRGTLQTIHRFAQVVGKVRLAASPRHNHWWNVPLRLTGRGLTSRPMGRDPIFCIDFDFLDHRLDLTTTAGQRYSFSLPGLSVAAFYERLQHGLATLGVRAQIDRPYPFDLPDADRPFSADTEHASYDTAAVTRYWQVLSQVNLLLEAFASGFSGKTSPVQHFWHTFDIAMTRFADKHVEQSAGADSVTREAYSREVISFGFWFGDENFREPAFYSYTAPEPDGLASEPLAPPSAGWVEQRGSHLAILHYRDLQEMPDPHQAVLDFYESAYQAGARLAGWDIARYASPDGVTDPRASSAD; the protein is encoded by the coding sequence ATGAGTACGCCCACCGAGCCGATAGCGGCCTTTCCGGACATGGACTACGAGTCGTGGCGCGGCACGTTGCAAACGATCCACCGCTTCGCGCAGGTCGTCGGCAAGGTTCGGCTGGCCGCCAGTCCCAGACACAACCACTGGTGGAACGTCCCGCTACGCCTGACCGGCCGCGGACTCACGAGCCGCCCGATGGGCCGGGACCCGATCTTCTGTATCGACTTCGACTTCCTTGACCACCGCTTGGACCTGACCACCACGGCTGGCCAGCGCTACTCGTTCTCGCTGCCCGGGCTGTCGGTCGCCGCGTTCTACGAGCGGCTCCAACACGGCTTGGCGACGTTGGGCGTGAGGGCGCAGATCGACAGGCCGTACCCGTTCGACCTGCCCGATGCGGACCGCCCCTTCAGCGCCGACACGGAGCACGCCAGCTATGACACGGCCGCCGTGACCCGGTACTGGCAGGTTTTGTCTCAGGTGAACCTTCTGCTCGAGGCGTTCGCGAGCGGATTCTCGGGCAAGACCAGCCCCGTGCAGCACTTCTGGCACACCTTCGACATCGCGATGACGCGGTTCGCTGACAAGCATGTCGAGCAATCGGCTGGTGCCGACTCGGTCACGCGCGAGGCGTACTCCCGCGAAGTGATCAGCTTCGGCTTCTGGTTCGGCGATGAGAACTTCCGCGAGCCGGCGTTCTACTCCTACACCGCCCCGGAACCCGACGGGCTCGCGTCTGAGCCGCTGGCTCCGCCATCGGCCGGCTGGGTCGAGCAGCGCGGGAGCCACCTGGCGATCCTGCATTACCGTGACCTGCAGGAGATGCCGGACCCCCACCAGGCAGTGCTGGACTTCTACGAGTCCGCGTACCAGGCCGGCGCGCGGTTGGCGGGTTGGGACATCGCCAGGTACGCCAGCCCGGACGGTGTCACCGACCCGCGCGCATCGAGTGCAGACTGA
- a CDS encoding dienelactone hydrolase family protein, protein MAEIALFHSVLGVRPGIHDAADRLRAHGHDVTVVDQYDGRVFDDYDKAGAFARSIGYPSLMRLALDAVTELDDGFIAAGFSNGGGMAEYVATQRHVGGVLMLSGALDLAMLGVEAWPAGVPAQIHYTVDDPFRNQVGIDALVKQIRDAGAHVAVFDYPGAGHLFTDRSLESEYDEQAAELLWSRVLPFCASPPS, encoded by the coding sequence ATGGCCGAGATAGCGTTGTTTCATTCCGTCCTCGGCGTCCGACCAGGCATTCACGACGCAGCCGATCGACTCCGTGCTCATGGCCACGACGTCACCGTCGTGGACCAGTACGACGGTCGTGTCTTCGACGACTACGACAAAGCGGGTGCGTTCGCGAGATCGATCGGCTACCCATCGCTCATGCGCCTCGCCCTCGATGCCGTGACCGAGCTCGATGACGGGTTCATCGCGGCCGGGTTCTCCAACGGGGGAGGCATGGCCGAGTACGTCGCGACTCAGCGACACGTCGGTGGCGTCTTGATGCTGTCCGGCGCATTGGATCTCGCCATGCTCGGGGTCGAGGCGTGGCCTGCTGGTGTGCCAGCGCAGATCCACTACACCGTCGACGATCCCTTCCGGAACCAGGTCGGGATCGACGCCCTCGTCAAACAGATACGAGATGCCGGCGCACACGTCGCGGTGTTTGACTACCCCGGCGCCGGTCACCTGTTCACAGACCGTTCGCTCGAATCGGAATACGACGAGCAGGCAGCCGAGTTGTTGTGGTCTCGTGTGCTTCCTTTCTGCGCCTCGCCGCCGAGCTGA
- a CDS encoding type II toxin-antitoxin system VapC family toxin — protein MTYVDTNVIMYAVGRPHPLRDEVRERLATNSSPLLASAEVLQELLHAYLPVKRYAELDAAFVLVTDLTTVLDTTLANVRMARELARTVPSLAARGLIHLALALEHGVETLWTYDAALADAFRRNSR, from the coding sequence GTGACCTACGTCGACACGAACGTCATCATGTACGCCGTCGGCAGGCCCCACCCTCTGCGCGACGAGGTGCGGGAACGCCTGGCGACGAACTCGTCGCCACTGCTCGCGTCCGCCGAAGTGCTCCAAGAACTCCTGCACGCGTACCTGCCAGTCAAGCGTTACGCAGAACTCGATGCCGCGTTCGTGCTCGTCACCGACCTCACGACCGTTCTCGACACCACGCTCGCCAACGTACGCATGGCACGAGAGCTGGCGCGCACGGTCCCGTCCCTGGCAGCCAGGGGCCTGATTCATCTTGCGCTTGCCCTCGAACACGGCGTCGAGACGCTCTGGACCTACGACGCCGCGCTCGCCGACGCGTTCAGGCGCAACAGCAGGTAA
- a CDS encoding NADPH:quinone reductase, with translation MTIPQTMRAAFIRGTGGVEQIEVGELPVPRPGPTDVLVRMEASAVNHVDLFVRSGAYRTHTPFPFVIGRDLVGTVIETGPGVASFDVGERVWCNSLGHHGRQGAFAEYAVVAEDRLYPLPVGVELKEVVSVLHTAATAHIGLVREAGLEAGETVFVEGGGGGVGSAVVQLARAAGAQVIATAAPEDQAWVDELGVQAVFDYHLKDVYARVREAAHDGIDVWWDTSGHNDFAQCLPLLAMGGRAVIMAGLQGQNPSLPVGDMYTRDVTLCGFAISNASTADLARAAASINRLLTSRKLKTRVGATFHLADAAKAHMAMASGSVKGRIVVVP, from the coding sequence ATGACGATTCCACAGACCATGCGCGCAGCGTTCATCCGCGGAACGGGCGGCGTCGAGCAGATCGAGGTGGGGGAGTTGCCGGTTCCGCGACCGGGCCCGACCGACGTACTCGTGCGAATGGAGGCGAGCGCGGTCAACCATGTGGACCTGTTCGTTCGTTCCGGAGCCTACAGGACGCACACGCCGTTTCCATTCGTGATCGGCCGCGATCTCGTCGGTACCGTGATCGAAACAGGACCAGGTGTGGCGTCATTCGACGTTGGCGAGCGGGTGTGGTGCAACAGCTTGGGACACCATGGTCGTCAAGGTGCGTTCGCGGAATATGCGGTCGTTGCCGAAGATCGCCTGTATCCATTGCCTGTAGGCGTGGAACTGAAAGAGGTGGTCTCGGTGCTGCATACGGCAGCGACTGCTCATATCGGTCTGGTTCGCGAAGCCGGGCTCGAGGCCGGTGAGACCGTCTTCGTCGAGGGCGGCGGTGGCGGTGTGGGCAGCGCCGTTGTGCAGCTGGCGAGAGCCGCCGGTGCGCAGGTCATCGCAACGGCAGCGCCCGAAGACCAGGCTTGGGTCGATGAGCTGGGCGTGCAAGCGGTATTCGATTATCACCTGAAGGATGTGTACGCGCGGGTCCGCGAGGCTGCCCACGACGGCATCGACGTGTGGTGGGATACCAGCGGACACAACGACTTTGCACAGTGCTTGCCACTGCTTGCGATGGGTGGGCGAGCGGTCATCATGGCGGGTCTGCAAGGCCAGAATCCGTCGCTTCCGGTGGGAGACATGTATACGCGTGATGTCACCTTGTGCGGATTTGCCATCAGCAACGCGTCGACCGCTGATCTTGCGCGCGCGGCCGCCAGCATCAACCGGTTGTTGACGTCCAGGAAGCTGAAGACCCGCGTGGGTGCCACCTTTCACCTGGCTGACGCGGCGAAAGCCCACATGGCGATGGCCTCCGGCAGCGTGAAAGGTCGGATCGTGGTAGTGCCTTGA
- a CDS encoding pyridoxamine 5'-phosphate oxidase family protein — protein sequence MPLTVLDRYVNGAAPGGDDGVVHTFRLFGDAIQIAEPPLSSEDHVLARGETRMVLRVPDAGGRDRFLVSIQSNNDSATVFQAVLRVRKPTLGVALARSCGSPNLSPRGSVMVYDDGQQIFTNQNSPDTFANLHRDPRSEINCVDVFRRRGYRFKGKAWPLPPNDLAAFK from the coding sequence TTGCCGCTGACCGTTCTCGACCGCTACGTGAACGGGGCCGCGCCCGGCGGCGACGATGGCGTCGTACACACGTTCCGGTTATTCGGCGATGCGATTCAAATCGCAGAGCCACCACTCTCCTCCGAAGATCACGTACTCGCGCGTGGGGAAACCCGCATGGTGCTGAGAGTCCCCGACGCAGGCGGCCGTGATCGATTCCTTGTGAGCATCCAATCCAACAATGACAGTGCTACGGTGTTCCAGGCTGTCCTCCGTGTGAGGAAACCGACCTTGGGCGTAGCACTAGCTCGCTCGTGCGGCTCGCCCAACCTGTCCCCAAGGGGTTCCGTAATGGTCTACGACGATGGCCAGCAGATTTTCACGAACCAGAACTCGCCGGATACTTTCGCGAACCTGCACCGAGATCCGCGCAGCGAAATCAACTGCGTGGACGTATTCCGGCGTCGCGGCTACCGCTTCAAGGGCAAGGCGTGGCCTCTACCGCCCAACGATCTTGCCGCTTTCAAGTGA
- a CDS encoding ABC transporter permease — MAPEAAILEAANAPLGRGNSRLKRFFRHPTGVLGLIIVVFLIVVSLLAPVIKPYDAKRDRDLRARLSPPSAERWFGADELGRDNFTRVLHGGRISLRAGLIAVAFASVVGTLLGLLAGYTGGRVDLIVVWVMDILLAFPGILLAIAIVATLGPNLTNALIAIAITQVPIYTRIVRSVVMQVRQNEYVQAARALGSGGFRVVFKHVFPNSLAPLIVQLTLSIGTAILDVAALGFLGLGAQPPAPEWGLMIRDGFSQFLRAPWMSIFPGLAIFLAVVGFNLLGDAVRDVLDPRLRNV, encoded by the coding sequence ATGGCCCCCGAAGCGGCCATTCTCGAGGCGGCGAACGCGCCCTTGGGGCGTGGCAACAGCCGGTTGAAGCGCTTCTTCCGTCACCCCACGGGAGTGCTCGGCCTCATCATCGTCGTGTTCCTGATCGTGGTGTCGTTGCTTGCGCCCGTCATCAAGCCGTACGACGCCAAGCGCGACCGCGACTTGCGGGCGCGGCTCAGCCCGCCCAGCGCGGAGCGGTGGTTCGGCGCCGACGAGCTGGGCCGCGACAACTTCACGCGCGTGCTGCATGGCGGCCGGATTAGCCTCCGGGCGGGGCTGATAGCCGTCGCTTTCGCGTCGGTGGTGGGCACGCTGCTCGGGCTGCTGGCCGGTTACACGGGCGGCCGCGTAGACCTGATCGTGGTGTGGGTGATGGACATCCTCCTCGCGTTCCCCGGCATCTTGCTGGCCATCGCCATCGTCGCCACCCTGGGTCCGAACCTGACGAACGCGCTCATCGCCATCGCCATCACGCAAGTGCCGATCTACACGCGGATAGTGCGCTCGGTGGTCATGCAGGTGCGCCAGAACGAGTACGTGCAGGCCGCCCGCGCGCTGGGGTCCGGCGGCTTCAGGGTCGTGTTCAAGCACGTGTTTCCGAACTCGCTCGCCCCCCTCATCGTGCAACTCACTTTGTCGATCGGCACGGCCATCCTCGACGTGGCGGCGCTCGGCTTCCTCGGGCTGGGCGCGCAGCCCCCCGCACCGGAGTGGGGCCTCATGATCCGGGACGGCTTCTCACAGTTCCTGAGGGCGCCGTGGATGTCGATCTTCCCGGGCCTCGCCATCTTCCTTGCGGTCGTAGGCTTCAACCTCTTGGGGGACGCCGTCCGCGACGTGCTCGACCCGCGGTTGCGCAACGTTTGA
- a CDS encoding ABC transporter permease, with product MTGYILRRLLGLIPVLLGVTLLIFLLTRVIPGDPATAMLGERAAPKLIERLRSELGLDRPLFINVDEFRETGAIGDLFDSQYFDYMSGLVRGDLGRSILSLVPITQSILHRFPATFELALSAMLIAVLIGIPAGMWAALRRGTLVDTGIMLLAIAGVSFPVFWLGIILIYFFGVVLGWLPPSGRLSIATTIQPITGFYVLDGLLTGNFKGALDAARHLVLPAVALGTIPLAVVVRMTRSAMLEVLGQDYVRTARAKGLSNKKVVRKHSLRNALLPVITVIGLSFGSLLSGAILTETVFSWPGIGRWVYDGIAARDYPIIQGGVIFVAMVFVLVNLLVDISYTLIDPRVQYA from the coding sequence TTGACCGGGTACATTCTCCGCCGTTTGCTGGGCCTCATCCCAGTGCTTCTAGGCGTGACCCTACTTATCTTCCTGCTAACGCGCGTCATCCCTGGCGACCCCGCAACGGCGATGCTGGGCGAGAGGGCGGCGCCGAAACTCATCGAGCGCCTCCGAAGCGAACTCGGGCTCGACCGACCTCTGTTCATCAACGTGGACGAGTTCCGCGAGACCGGCGCCATCGGCGACCTGTTCGACTCGCAATATTTCGACTACATGAGTGGTCTCGTGAGGGGCGACCTTGGACGCTCCATCTTGTCGCTGGTGCCTATAACGCAGAGTATCCTGCACCGTTTTCCCGCTACCTTCGAGTTGGCGCTTTCCGCCATGCTCATCGCCGTGCTGATAGGTATCCCGGCCGGGATGTGGGCGGCGCTGCGCCGGGGGACCCTGGTAGACACCGGGATCATGCTTCTTGCCATAGCGGGAGTATCGTTTCCGGTCTTCTGGTTGGGGATCATCCTCATCTACTTCTTCGGCGTGGTGCTGGGTTGGCTGCCGCCATCGGGCCGCCTCTCCATCGCCACCACCATCCAGCCCATCACCGGCTTCTACGTGCTCGACGGGCTGCTCACGGGCAACTTCAAGGGTGCCCTGGACGCCGCCCGCCACCTGGTGCTGCCTGCCGTGGCGCTCGGCACCATCCCGCTGGCCGTCGTCGTGCGGATGACGCGTTCGGCCATGCTCGAGGTGCTCGGGCAGGACTACGTGCGCACGGCGCGCGCCAAGGGCCTGTCGAACAAGAAGGTAGTACGCAAGCACAGCCTGCGCAACGCCCTGCTGCCCGTGATCACCGTCATCGGCCTCAGCTTCGGGTCGCTGCTCTCGGGCGCCATCCTCACGGAGACCGTGTTCAGTTGGCCGGGCATCGGCAGGTGGGTGTACGACGGCATCGCGGCTCGCGACTACCCGATCATCCAGGGCGGAGTGATCTTCGTGGCCATGGTCTTCGTGCTGGTGAACCTGCTGGTAGACATCTCCTATACGCTCATCGATCCTCGGGTCCAGTACGCATGA